The Neorhodopirellula lusitana genome includes a window with the following:
- a CDS encoding cysteine hydrolase family protein, with protein sequence MSRALLVIDVQREYFDGALPITHPAGHLERILQVMDEAAKAGVPTAVVRHHQADPESPIFRLNSDMWQLHKEVEERPRDLLIDKQLPGTFTGTDLGEWLTLIGADTVCIAGYMTHMCCDTTARQAFHRGYKVEFLKDATGTLNVENEAGSATAEELQNSILVAQQMFISEVIGTDDWLQRIA encoded by the coding sequence ATGAGTCGAGCATTGTTGGTGATTGACGTGCAACGAGAGTACTTCGATGGCGCGTTGCCAATCACACACCCAGCTGGGCACTTGGAGCGGATCTTGCAGGTGATGGACGAGGCAGCGAAAGCTGGCGTCCCCACCGCCGTGGTGCGTCATCACCAAGCGGATCCCGAGTCACCGATCTTTCGGCTGAACTCGGACATGTGGCAACTTCACAAAGAAGTCGAAGAGCGGCCCCGTGATCTGTTGATCGACAAACAATTGCCAGGAACCTTCACCGGCACCGACCTGGGCGAGTGGCTCACGTTGATCGGTGCCGACACTGTTTGCATCGCTGGCTACATGACCCACATGTGCTGCGACACGACGGCCCGGCAAGCCTTCCATCGCGGTTACAAGGTGGAGTTTTTGAAGGACGCGACGGGAACGCTCAACGTCGAAAACGAAGCCGGATCCGCCACAGCCGAAGAACTCCAAAACTCCATCCTGGTTGCCCAGCAAATGTTCATTAGCGAGGTGATTGGCACGGACGACTGGCTGCAACGCATCGCGTAA
- a CDS encoding sensor histidine kinase gives MPPKSPTSSRQTEYSSVRPHRVGAHASTGQRSKTLAMTPSNSVAQRVDQLDQPRQAAPMAHASQASLSKASRTHATTSKPDGTSTSHAAQSESDTAIRLISETAHDLRSPLASVAATLEIVSDGELGPISGIQSECLKAALRQCEYLNTLVGEMLHADGLLNGMTRLRRRAVDCESVQQMVTEATAAVLVGKRIDLLFDTSALHNATLYVDPSLLCRLLVNLVINASRASSEGSHILVRIWDDADAGVANWSVSDCGAGMSAKQMNALGNLGQQRACDGATGTGLGLMICRQLATLQFSSLNIQSRQGSGTDIKFETPLAQPTAIATAYAHFRSSIAKPSQSTADATLDEPTRNSGNDHSDSAAWNFAALGYAGTGPARLTQVAIGTLQIGDDLSAEQSDAIDAVIQSRLGRFEISYRSTRCGWTWVFDADREGIENRIAQLDNIIRNQFGPLDVRWGETSIVPVNFRTLQRTLVDRITKQSLSAASASAGAGVDHDEVRLGTQPLSNSPVASMRLDQQLRTLTARFKKQSNQLQESVHSLRPPTTIPDPHIASRTE, from the coding sequence ATGCCACCCAAGTCCCCAACTTCGTCGCGTCAGACTGAATACTCGTCTGTTCGACCACATCGTGTGGGTGCCCACGCCTCGACCGGCCAGCGATCCAAGACGCTTGCGATGACGCCATCGAACAGTGTGGCACAGCGGGTGGACCAACTTGATCAGCCACGCCAGGCGGCGCCGATGGCCCACGCCTCGCAAGCGTCCCTCTCCAAAGCATCCCGCACTCACGCCACAACATCCAAGCCAGACGGAACATCAACGTCTCATGCAGCGCAGTCGGAAAGCGACACCGCTATCCGGCTAATCAGCGAAACCGCTCACGACCTACGGTCTCCCCTGGCGAGTGTGGCGGCGACGTTGGAAATCGTCAGTGACGGCGAACTGGGACCGATATCCGGCATCCAATCCGAATGCCTGAAAGCGGCACTGCGGCAATGTGAGTACCTGAATACTCTGGTCGGTGAGATGCTGCATGCGGACGGTCTGCTGAATGGCATGACCCGATTGCGACGCCGGGCCGTCGACTGCGAATCAGTGCAACAAATGGTTACCGAGGCGACCGCAGCCGTTTTAGTCGGAAAGCGGATCGATTTGTTATTCGACACAAGTGCTTTACACAACGCCACACTTTACGTGGATCCGTCGTTGCTTTGTCGACTGCTGGTCAACCTGGTTATCAACGCGAGTCGTGCCAGTTCAGAAGGAAGCCACATTCTGGTGCGAATCTGGGACGATGCCGATGCAGGGGTCGCAAACTGGTCGGTGAGCGATTGCGGTGCAGGCATGTCAGCCAAACAAATGAACGCACTCGGCAATCTCGGCCAACAACGCGCCTGCGACGGCGCAACCGGCACCGGGCTGGGACTGATGATTTGTCGCCAACTGGCCACGCTGCAGTTTTCCAGTCTCAATATTCAGTCGCGACAAGGCAGCGGAACCGACATCAAGTTCGAAACTCCACTCGCACAGCCCACCGCGATTGCGACGGCATACGCCCACTTCCGATCAAGCATCGCGAAGCCGAGTCAATCAACAGCCGATGCGACCTTGGATGAACCAACTCGCAATTCCGGCAATGATCATTCGGACTCCGCAGCGTGGAATTTTGCGGCCCTTGGCTATGCCGGCACGGGCCCCGCTCGGCTCACTCAGGTTGCGATCGGCACGCTCCAGATTGGCGACGACCTTTCCGCCGAACAATCCGACGCGATTGATGCCGTGATCCAAAGTCGCCTGGGGCGATTTGAGATTAGCTACCGTTCGACACGTTGCGGATGGACGTGGGTCTTTGACGCCGATCGCGAAGGCATCGAAAATCGCATCGCGCAGCTAGACAACATCATCCGAAATCAGTTCGGTCCGTTGGATGTTCGCTGGGGCGAGACCTCCATTGTGCCGGTCAACTTCCGCACGCTGCAACGAACACTGGTCGATCGCATCACCAAACAATCCCTCTCCGCAGCCTCCGCGTCGGCCGGCGCGGGCGTCGATCACGATGAAGTTCGCCTGGGCACTCAACCGCTTTCCAATTCCCCGGTTGCGTCGATGCGATTGGACCAACAACTGCGAACCTTAACCGCACGGTTCAAGAAGCAATCCAACCAACTTCAGGAAAGCGTCCATTCACTTCGACCGCCAACAACGATCCCCGATCCCCACATCGCTAGCCGAACCGAATAA
- a CDS encoding DUF2853 family protein: MPNYLENVKKYVDSPNENAVEALVGHLGLALQNRDSAVVAATDPEELASIKSGYCSKTLDLSDEETDKAMASVCEIMKGDRAKCRVAFYYLLAQESGAMDRLAAE; encoded by the coding sequence ATGCCGAATTATCTCGAGAACGTCAAGAAGTACGTCGATTCGCCCAACGAAAACGCTGTCGAAGCACTCGTAGGCCATCTTGGATTGGCACTGCAAAATCGAGACTCCGCAGTGGTTGCCGCCACCGACCCCGAAGAGCTCGCCAGCATCAAGAGCGGCTACTGTTCCAAGACACTCGACCTGTCGGATGAAGAGACTGACAAAGCCATGGCTTCGGTCTGCGAAATCATGAAGGGCGACCGCGCCAAATGCCGCGTGGCGTTCTATTACCTGCTCGCTCAAGAAAGCGGAGCGATGGACCGTCTGGCGGCTGAATAA
- a CDS encoding 3-keto-disaccharide hydrolase: MNTLLSRVATPVLARPLSLRAATRAVEPGRHGNDWRSSVIPTLAWICFGILTLGLAPVAMAEVDAAAVAKASDAVAAKPAAVVVTPVAETTAAESPAPKAAAPEEAATETPSEERAPADAAESPKPTEAPAAGKSPAKARLLFDGKSLAGWTNPYEWGTVEVVEGEIHLTADKKFFLMTEQEFYDYEFEGEVKLPEGVSNSGFMARGQVEPNNVFGYQAEADPTDRRWSGGLYDERRRQWLNPLWKASEAQDAFDRNRWNRYRIRCVGHHLQFFVNDVPTTDYFDPVDLHGRIGIQHHGEKGQTYRFRNMTVKELGRHEWKPLFNSDIAKQEVPEGEVIPGFRSVGGGAWTVVDGILQGRASSEANEPNGLLYSTKQYTDGTYRIVYRFHKGDSGLFVRSAITDSKPFIKGVQCEVDGSDQVGGLYQTGGKGWVAQPLNYLEANFPPDRRDVVRKNWEKARQGLSLGDKLKPDASDAKEPASIEEAPWQTMVVNVKGKRVVTHLNDCLAADCVIDDLVDSGVIALQLHGNQDMEIDFKSIEILQPAK; this comes from the coding sequence ATGAATACACTGTTGTCTCGTGTTGCCACCCCCGTTTTAGCTCGTCCATTGTCGCTTCGTGCGGCTACTCGGGCTGTGGAGCCCGGGCGTCATGGCAACGATTGGCGTTCTTCGGTGATTCCGACGTTGGCTTGGATCTGCTTCGGAATCCTGACGCTGGGCTTGGCTCCGGTTGCGATGGCCGAAGTTGATGCCGCCGCTGTTGCCAAGGCTTCTGACGCAGTCGCCGCAAAACCGGCTGCCGTGGTTGTCACGCCCGTCGCGGAGACGACTGCCGCTGAGTCGCCTGCGCCCAAAGCAGCGGCCCCGGAAGAGGCGGCAACCGAAACACCCAGCGAAGAAAGGGCACCCGCGGATGCCGCCGAAAGTCCCAAGCCCACTGAGGCTCCTGCAGCCGGTAAATCGCCAGCGAAGGCTCGTCTGCTTTTTGATGGTAAGTCGTTAGCCGGTTGGACGAATCCTTATGAGTGGGGCACCGTCGAAGTCGTCGAAGGAGAAATTCATTTGACGGCGGACAAGAAGTTTTTCCTGATGACGGAACAAGAGTTTTACGACTACGAGTTCGAAGGCGAAGTGAAGCTTCCTGAAGGGGTGTCCAACAGTGGCTTCATGGCTCGCGGCCAAGTCGAGCCCAACAACGTGTTTGGTTATCAGGCGGAAGCCGATCCCACGGATCGTCGTTGGTCAGGCGGTCTCTATGACGAACGCCGGCGTCAATGGTTGAACCCGCTTTGGAAAGCGTCCGAAGCCCAAGACGCGTTCGATCGCAATCGCTGGAATCGATACCGCATTCGTTGTGTGGGGCATCACCTGCAGTTCTTCGTGAACGATGTGCCAACGACCGACTACTTTGATCCAGTCGATTTGCATGGCCGAATTGGAATCCAGCACCATGGCGAAAAGGGACAAACCTATCGCTTTCGAAACATGACGGTGAAAGAGCTGGGGCGACATGAATGGAAGCCTCTGTTCAACAGCGATATCGCTAAGCAAGAGGTTCCTGAGGGCGAAGTGATCCCGGGTTTCCGATCGGTCGGTGGCGGAGCGTGGACGGTCGTCGACGGTATTTTGCAAGGTCGGGCGAGCAGTGAAGCGAATGAACCCAATGGCTTGCTGTATTCAACGAAGCAATACACCGATGGCACTTACCGAATTGTTTACCGGTTTCATAAAGGTGACAGCGGGTTGTTCGTTCGCAGTGCCATCACGGATAGCAAGCCTTTCATCAAAGGCGTGCAGTGCGAAGTTGATGGTTCCGATCAAGTTGGCGGTTTGTACCAGACCGGTGGCAAGGGATGGGTCGCTCAACCGTTGAACTATTTGGAAGCCAACTTCCCGCCCGACCGACGCGATGTCGTTCGTAAGAATTGGGAGAAGGCTCGCCAAGGCCTTTCGCTGGGCGACAAGCTGAAACCGGACGCGAGTGACGCGAAAGAGCCTGCAAGTATTGAAGAGGCACCTTGGCAGACCATGGTCGTGAACGTCAAAGGTAAACGCGTCGTCACGCATCTGAACGATTGCTTGGCAGCGGATTGCGTGATCGATGACTTGGTGGATTCAGGAGTGATCGCACTGCAGCTTCATGGCAATCAAGATATGGAAATCGATTTCAAGAGCATCGAGATTCTGCAGCCGGCGAAGTAG
- a CDS encoding triphosphoribosyl-dephospho-CoA synthase, translating into MPDANSDRVWQQAIEPLANRADFIRAACVLEATAPKAGNVHPGARFDDLTFDHFVTAADCTARELANLRSLDQLGPSIWSAVQATRSATQTNVNLGIILLLGPLLASEPGVAPSEISGEIPRETPKANTTTNFSADWQRRLTDLLDQLTPKQGGWIAQAIAAADAGGMETSEVDSNNPLDVTLLGITTDQPAPYDIVAAMRAASNRDQIAGMYATGFADLFEVVVPTIHGSVDDAGGLMPGLVLAQIRLLARWGDSLISRKCGPEKSNEVQQRAAACLKNYSPNAIKHLDDFLRSDRNRLNPGTTADLLAAGLYVCLRRLPKFKSPKLHGSG; encoded by the coding sequence ATGCCGGACGCAAACAGTGATCGAGTCTGGCAGCAGGCTATCGAACCGCTTGCCAACCGCGCCGACTTCATTCGCGCCGCCTGTGTTCTGGAGGCCACCGCCCCCAAGGCTGGCAACGTGCATCCCGGTGCCCGCTTCGACGATCTGACATTCGATCATTTTGTGACAGCCGCCGACTGCACGGCGCGAGAGCTAGCGAACCTCCGCAGTCTCGATCAGCTCGGTCCATCGATCTGGTCTGCGGTTCAGGCAACGCGCTCGGCAACCCAAACCAACGTGAACCTGGGAATCATCTTGCTGCTCGGTCCACTGCTGGCCAGTGAACCCGGCGTTGCCCCCAGCGAAATCTCCGGCGAAATTCCCAGAGAAACTCCCAAAGCGAACACAACAACCAACTTTTCAGCAGATTGGCAACGACGACTTACTGATCTCCTGGATCAACTAACGCCGAAACAGGGCGGCTGGATCGCCCAAGCGATCGCGGCGGCCGATGCAGGCGGAATGGAAACGTCGGAAGTCGACTCGAACAATCCGCTCGACGTAACGCTGCTCGGTATCACCACCGATCAACCCGCACCCTACGACATCGTTGCAGCGATGCGGGCTGCGTCCAATCGAGATCAAATCGCGGGAATGTACGCGACCGGTTTCGCCGATTTGTTCGAAGTGGTTGTCCCAACGATTCACGGCAGCGTTGACGACGCTGGCGGGCTGATGCCAGGACTCGTGCTCGCCCAAATTCGCTTACTCGCCCGCTGGGGCGATAGCTTAATCAGTCGCAAATGCGGTCCAGAAAAGTCAAACGAGGTCCAGCAGCGGGCCGCCGCGTGCTTGAAGAATTACTCGCCCAACGCGATCAAGCATCTCGACGATTTCCTACGCAGCGACCGCAACCGGCTGAACCCCGGCACCACCGCTGACTTGCTAGCCGCGGGGCTCTATGTCTGCCTGCGTCGCCTGCCCAAGTTCAAGTCACCCAAGCTACACGGAAGTGGCTAA
- a CDS encoding alpha/beta fold hydrolase: MLEIAARQLPYHSKTLDVGSHRLRYLDEGSSSGDQPTILCVHGNPTWSFYYRKVIERFSPNIRVVAIDHLGCGRSEKPAKEDFPYTLAGHRDNLISLIDHLNLKNIVLLAHDWGGAIGLSAAHARLQQLAGVILLNTAGFPPPYMPWRISACRWPIVGTPAVRGLNLFAKAAITMAMSRTTLSNDAKEGLLAPYNNWENRVAIDRFVRDIPTRRSHPTYQTLADLEAGLKDFADLPIQLIWGMKDWCFRPECLRRFEQAWPHAKTLELPTTGHYVLEDSPEETLAAIEAFLPTISR, encoded by the coding sequence TTGCTCGAAATTGCCGCCCGACAACTGCCGTATCACAGCAAAACACTGGACGTTGGGTCACATCGCTTGAGGTACCTCGACGAGGGTTCTTCGTCCGGAGATCAGCCCACGATCCTTTGCGTTCATGGCAACCCGACCTGGAGCTTTTATTACCGCAAGGTCATCGAGCGGTTCTCGCCAAACATTCGTGTGGTCGCAATCGATCACCTGGGGTGTGGCCGCAGCGAGAAACCGGCGAAGGAAGATTTCCCATACACGCTGGCCGGCCATCGCGACAATTTGATCTCATTGATTGATCACCTGAACCTGAAAAACATCGTGTTGTTAGCCCACGACTGGGGTGGCGCGATTGGCCTGTCTGCGGCGCACGCCCGACTGCAACAACTCGCCGGCGTCATTCTGCTGAACACGGCTGGGTTCCCGCCGCCCTACATGCCTTGGCGAATTTCCGCGTGCCGTTGGCCAATCGTGGGCACGCCGGCCGTCCGCGGCTTGAACCTGTTTGCCAAAGCGGCCATCACGATGGCGATGTCACGCACCACACTTTCGAACGACGCCAAAGAAGGACTGCTGGCACCCTACAACAACTGGGAAAACCGAGTGGCGATTGACCGATTTGTTCGCGACATTCCCACTCGCCGAAGCCACCCGACCTACCAAACCTTGGCAGATCTGGAAGCGGGACTGAAGGACTTTGCGGACCTTCCCATTCAATTGATTTGGGGAATGAAAGATTGGTGCTTCCGCCCAGAGTGCCTGCGTCGATTCGAACAGGCTTGGCCCCACGCGAAGACGCTCGAACTGCCAACCACCGGCCACTACGTCCTGGAAGATTCTCCCGAAGAAACGCTGGCGGCGATTGAAGCTTTCCTACCAACGATATCCCGCTAA
- a CDS encoding ABC transporter substrate-binding protein, which translates to MQEGHPASSSGRRNHRRAGYLFGGYPVADWSGLVTRVQPVALSVLVWLVCVLVGCQPSVPAKPPAADSSDTITDRLGRVIDADIKASRIVSLSPETTELLFALDLGPMIVGATQYCDYPAAALEIPRVGGGIMESLSTESIIAARPDLVLCKWDAHAPLVESLDRLDVRSMAVGAQSLAELFEEAVWLGKVTGHEEQAERFIAGMKSRRDQLVEVVQKAQRERSTPPKLNQETSLNQEAQFDQEAQFDRETQFDRETQFDREPGLNQKFEPDGKPGTKLKVFYEVWGDPLMSAGPDSFIGEILRLAGLENILPDSSTRYPRISAETVLRANPDLILAPTMDFSDLDVESIRSRPGWDQIAAVRNHRIHLLSGDEVSRCGPRLMDALAEIILAAYPQVSPQDVAR; encoded by the coding sequence ATGCAAGAAGGTCACCCAGCGAGCTCATCAGGCCGGCGAAATCACCGTCGCGCTGGCTATCTGTTTGGGGGCTATCCGGTTGCCGACTGGTCTGGGTTGGTGACGCGTGTGCAGCCGGTGGCTTTGAGCGTGTTGGTCTGGCTGGTTTGCGTCTTGGTAGGTTGTCAGCCATCCGTCCCGGCGAAGCCTCCGGCGGCGGATTCATCCGACACGATCACCGATCGACTTGGCCGAGTTATTGACGCGGACATCAAGGCGAGTCGAATCGTGAGCTTGTCGCCCGAGACGACGGAGCTGCTGTTTGCTTTGGACTTGGGGCCGATGATTGTTGGTGCCACTCAGTATTGTGATTACCCCGCCGCAGCACTTGAAATTCCACGGGTTGGCGGTGGAATCATGGAAAGCCTGAGCACGGAATCAATTATCGCCGCCCGGCCCGATTTGGTGCTTTGCAAGTGGGACGCGCATGCCCCGTTGGTGGAGTCGCTGGATCGATTGGATGTTCGGTCGATGGCAGTCGGTGCTCAAAGTCTCGCCGAGTTATTTGAAGAGGCGGTCTGGCTTGGCAAAGTCACCGGGCATGAAGAGCAAGCGGAGCGGTTCATTGCCGGAATGAAATCACGGCGGGATCAATTGGTTGAGGTCGTCCAGAAGGCGCAGCGGGAACGGAGCACGCCGCCCAAATTGAATCAAGAAACCAGTTTAAATCAGGAAGCTCAGTTCGATCAGGAAGCTCAGTTCGATCGGGAAACTCAGTTCGATCGGGAAACTCAGTTCGATCGGGAACCTGGGCTGAATCAGAAATTCGAGCCGGATGGGAAACCCGGTACCAAGCTGAAAGTGTTTTATGAGGTTTGGGGTGACCCGTTGATGTCCGCAGGCCCGGATTCGTTCATTGGCGAAATCCTGCGTTTGGCTGGTTTGGAAAATATTCTGCCGGACTCTTCAACTCGCTACCCGCGTATCAGTGCGGAGACGGTCTTGCGGGCGAATCCGGATTTGATTCTCGCGCCGACCATGGACTTTTCCGATTTGGATGTGGAGTCGATTCGGTCGCGTCCAGGCTGGGATCAAATCGCGGCTGTTCGCAATCACCGAATTCACTTGTTGTCTGGCGATGAAGTGTCGCGGTGTGGGCCACGGTTGATGGATGCGCTTGCCGAAATTATTCTGGCCGCCTACCCCCAAGTCTCGCCCCAGGACGTGGCTCGGTGA
- a CDS encoding FecCD family ABC transporter permease has translation MTSSTTRIVVAFVGLVLIAIASCLCGATSISWESFQSFLLGQLPPDPIERTILVELRLPRMFAGMVVGGSLAAAGVGFQSLFRNPLAEPYVIGASSGAALGVAITIVAGLQFSFVSLGATTLAAIVGSLCVVMVVLAIGSLSQSISTTSLLLAGVVIGSLVNAIVSALMFLFDQKAIVIMSWLMGSLAGSHWGTATMAGVVGGMGMLAIGLMSRQLDAYSLGDTASQSLGLDLRWFRWSVIGASSLATAGAVAASGVIGFVGLIAPHLARSLVGPRHAVLLPMSICIGAAMMLIADAIARTVIAPVELPVGIVTAILGCPFFLWLLFRSQRRDAGLGVVA, from the coding sequence GTGACCTCAAGTACCACACGAATCGTCGTTGCTTTCGTCGGCTTGGTGTTGATCGCGATCGCCAGTTGCCTGTGCGGGGCCACTTCGATTTCATGGGAATCGTTCCAGTCCTTCCTGCTCGGCCAATTGCCGCCGGATCCGATTGAGCGAACGATCTTGGTCGAACTTCGCTTGCCACGGATGTTTGCGGGCATGGTGGTGGGTGGTTCGTTGGCGGCTGCCGGGGTTGGTTTTCAAAGCCTTTTTCGCAATCCGCTCGCCGAGCCTTATGTCATTGGTGCCTCCAGTGGAGCGGCCCTGGGCGTGGCGATTACGATTGTCGCGGGGCTGCAGTTCTCGTTCGTGTCGCTGGGGGCAACCACTCTTGCAGCCATCGTCGGTTCGCTTTGTGTGGTCATGGTTGTGCTTGCGATTGGCTCGCTGTCACAGTCGATCTCGACCACGTCGTTGCTTTTAGCTGGCGTGGTCATCGGCAGTCTGGTGAACGCAATTGTCTCGGCGTTGATGTTTCTATTCGATCAAAAGGCGATCGTGATCATGTCTTGGCTGATGGGATCGCTCGCCGGTAGTCACTGGGGTACCGCCACTATGGCCGGCGTCGTGGGTGGGATGGGCATGTTGGCGATTGGCTTGATGTCACGCCAACTGGACGCTTACTCCTTAGGCGACACCGCATCGCAATCGTTGGGGTTGGATCTGAGGTGGTTCCGGTGGTCAGTGATCGGGGCGTCAAGCTTGGCGACCGCCGGAGCGGTGGCGGCGTCAGGGGTGATTGGATTCGTGGGGCTAATTGCACCGCATCTTGCTCGAAGTCTTGTTGGGCCTCGGCACGCGGTGTTGCTTCCGATGAGCATTTGCATCGGGGCCGCGATGATGTTGATCGCCGACGCGATCGCTCGGACCGTGATCGCGCCGGTCGAACTTCCGGTTGGGATTGTCACTGCGATTCTAGGTTGCCCGTTCTTTTTATGGTTGCTGTTTCGAAGTCAGCGTCGTGATGCAGGGTTGGGCGTGGTGGCATGA
- a CDS encoding ABC transporter ATP-binding protein, with protein MTRLSAESISFAYAGDPPVFEKLSFEPQRGEVTVLLGANGAGKTTLLRALAGQLQPKTGKVRLNGQPMKEMSRREVARELALMPQSELRQTPLSVRDVVRLGRSAHRGWWMPLDSVDEQRVDSAIQSMDLQSIACRAVTTLSGGQWQRTILARSLAQDASVLLLDEPTSGLDLKHQYECLQTIRDLARSQELIAVLSLHDLQQTATFADRVALISHGGVLAFGDCQSVLTAELIQKAYGIEVTVIPHPVNGRPMVIPTGIV; from the coding sequence ATGACTCGACTTTCAGCTGAATCCATTTCGTTTGCCTATGCCGGGGACCCACCGGTTTTTGAGAAGCTGTCTTTCGAGCCGCAGCGTGGAGAAGTCACCGTGCTGTTGGGGGCGAATGGTGCGGGGAAGACCACGCTGCTTCGAGCCTTGGCGGGGCAACTTCAGCCGAAGACGGGTAAGGTGCGGCTGAACGGGCAGCCGATGAAAGAAATGTCGCGTCGCGAAGTGGCGCGTGAGCTCGCGTTGATGCCGCAGTCCGAATTACGACAGACTCCGCTTTCGGTGCGGGACGTTGTTCGGCTCGGACGTTCAGCTCACCGGGGTTGGTGGATGCCGCTGGACAGTGTCGACGAACAGCGTGTCGACTCGGCAATTCAATCAATGGATTTGCAATCCATCGCGTGTCGTGCGGTAACCACGCTGTCAGGTGGGCAGTGGCAGCGAACGATTCTTGCTCGGTCGTTGGCGCAGGATGCGTCGGTCTTGTTGCTTGACGAGCCCACCAGCGGGTTGGATCTGAAGCATCAATACGAGTGCCTTCAAACGATTCGCGACCTCGCAAGATCGCAAGAGTTGATCGCGGTGCTATCGCTCCACGATCTGCAACAGACTGCCACTTTCGCCGATCGTGTCGCACTCATCAGCCACGGCGGTGTCTTAGCTTTTGGGGACTGTCAGTCCGTGTTGACGGCTGAATTGATCCAAAAAGCATACGGCATTGAGGTCACCGTGATCCCACACCCAGTCAATGGACGACCGATGGTCATCCCAACAGGAATCGTCTGA
- a CDS encoding 3-hydroxyacyl-ACP dehydratase FabZ family protein: MVKSDFIIDPSLLDFDNPIADIEAIRKFNPQRHEMEQLTAILCEDREINACAAYKEITDKEFWVRGHMPGMPLMPGVVMLEAVAQLSSYFTQKHDLLGAAMVGFGGVDEVRFRGVVVPGDRLIVMVRLDKARRGRMIVASFQGVVNNNIVLEGCLRGIPIPIEAVTSQLAGSPKADVS; encoded by the coding sequence GTGGTTAAGAGCGACTTTATCATCGACCCCAGCTTGCTGGATTTTGACAACCCGATCGCGGATATTGAAGCGATCCGGAAGTTCAACCCCCAGCGGCATGAGATGGAACAGTTGACTGCGATCCTCTGTGAGGATCGTGAGATCAACGCTTGCGCAGCTTATAAAGAGATCACCGACAAGGAATTCTGGGTTCGTGGCCATATGCCCGGCATGCCCTTAATGCCCGGTGTCGTGATGCTGGAAGCGGTTGCGCAACTGTCGAGCTACTTCACACAGAAGCACGACCTGCTCGGTGCCGCCATGGTTGGATTCGGCGGAGTCGACGAAGTTCGATTCCGTGGTGTCGTGGTCCCCGGCGATCGGCTGATCGTGATGGTGCGACTCGACAAGGCTCGTCGCGGACGCATGATTGTTGCCAGCTTCCAAGGGGTTGTGAACAACAACATCGTGTTGGAAGGATGCCTCCGAGGCATTCCGATTCCGATTGAGGCAGTCACCAGCCAACTTGCGGGCTCTCCCAAAGCCGACGTTTCTTAA
- a CDS encoding 50S ribosomal protein bL37 — translation MAKPHRKLKKANHGARPANAKARKAKRKKLKT, via the coding sequence GTGGCTAAACCACACCGTAAACTAAAGAAAGCTAATCACGGGGCTCGCCCCGCCAATGCGAAGGCTCGCAAAGCCAAGCGAAAGAAACTTAAGACCTAA
- the infA gene encoding translation initiation factor IF-1 — protein sequence MSKKEEAFEVEGTVTQALANTRFRVQLETGNDVLAHVAGRMRKHFIRIVPGDKVRVELSPYDLTKGRIVYRER from the coding sequence TTGAGTAAGAAAGAGGAAGCGTTCGAAGTCGAAGGCACCGTCACACAGGCGTTGGCCAATACGCGATTTCGCGTCCAGCTAGAAACCGGCAACGATGTCTTAGCGCACGTTGCCGGACGAATGCGTAAGCACTTCATCCGTATCGTTCCCGGCGACAAAGTTCGCGTGGAACTGTCTCCATATGATTTGACCAAAGGTCGAATCGTCTATCGAGAACGGTAG
- the rpsI gene encoding 30S ribosomal protein S9 — translation MMAVKKDKINGDALGTGRRKSSVARVRVRAGSGNITVNGKPLKEYFVNDQDQYSIVQTLEAAGLADQLDVLVRVSGGGTTGQSGAVRMGLARALCSHDEALHDPMREGSFLTRDSRMKERKKPGLRGARRGVQFSKR, via the coding sequence ATGATGGCAGTAAAAAAAGACAAGATTAACGGCGACGCCCTGGGAACGGGCCGTCGCAAATCCAGCGTTGCTCGTGTCCGCGTTCGCGCCGGCAGTGGTAACATCACCGTCAACGGTAAGCCGCTGAAGGAATACTTCGTTAACGATCAAGATCAATACTCGATCGTCCAAACGTTGGAAGCCGCAGGCTTGGCAGACCAACTTGACGTTTTGGTCCGCGTTTCCGGTGGCGGAACAACCGGACAAAGCGGAGCCGTTCGCATGGGCTTGGCCCGGGCACTATGCAGCCACGATGAAGCGCTGCATGATCCTATGCGAGAAGGCAGCTTCCTGACGCGGGATTCCCGTATGAAGGAACGAAAGAAACCTGGTCTGCGCGGTGCTCGCCGTGGCGTCCAGTTCAGTAAACGATAA